The Prinia subflava isolate CZ2003 ecotype Zambia chromosome 2, Cam_Psub_1.2, whole genome shotgun sequence genomic sequence AGGGGCTGTCGCTGGCCTGACCCAGGGTAGGTGATGTGTCAGAGACACCTACACTGCTGCTGGGCATCTCTGAGCAAGGAGAACCAGCTGGGTGACATGGGACCGTGGTGAGCAGAGCAGTCCCTGGCTCTGTGTCCCCCTTGGTCAGCTCCAGGGCAGGTGGCTCAGCTTTACCCCCAGTGTCttgcccagctggagctggctccACCAACAAGTCATCTTCGGTTTCTCTGCCCTTGCTGCCACTGTCCTTAAAGTTCCTTTCCAGCCTGGTTTCATCCTGACCACGCTCACTCAGGTTAGCACCAGACTGACCCTCTTCCATGAGATCAGGAGGATGTTCAGCCACTTCTTCTGGGATCACAGTGTCAGGCTGGATCCTGCcggcagcaggcacagctggtggGCCTGGAGGAGCTGTCAGCATGGACAATAAACCTTTGGTCATCTCTGTCCTCCAGCTTTCTTTTTGAGAGATCTCCTGGACAGGCTCCTGGGGAGCTGCTACAGCATCACTTGAGGAGCCCACAGATTCAGGCTCTCTGAATACATAATACTGTCCTTTAAAAGACCTGTACTCATGGCTTCTGGAACCCCTCCCTGACAGAAACAACACCTGGACCTCAGTGGCTTGTGCAGCAAAGATCACAGTGCCTCGGTTGTGGCAGGCAAACACCACTTGGGTTTCCACGCTTGACGAGACCCCCTGGAAGATGATCTTGTCCTGGTTGTTGCCACAGCCACCGCTGCCCTGGAACCCTTGGACATAGATGACAATGTGCTTCTGGGGGCCTGCCCAGATGGTCCAGTTGCACCAGACGTTGGCCTCGATGTCAGCATGGAGCAGCGGGAGGTAAAACGTGCCAGACCCATCCTGGAAGATGAGGTGGCAGCTCCTGATGGGAAAGTACTCGGTTACCCAGGGAGGGCCCAGCTCTGACACATCAGGAACACCCAAAAGAAACACGTAATCAAAGGTTATTATATGCACATATTATGCCACATATTACATTCTATATTACAGTATACATCAGACTTTTAGGAGTGCTACAAAATGCCAATGGGGAAGCGGCATTTCAGACCCTGTCCTGCTACAAGATTTCTGTAGCTTCAGCCCCTGGTGCCACATTTGCACACTTCAGCTGGAGCTAAGCCTCTGTGAGAGGCTGCATGAAGCAGAGccagtgccagccagctccaagacAGACCCAGCACTGGCCAGGCCAGTGAGGAGTCCTCCCctgagaagaaaggagaggcagagacaaggtgtgatgaactgactgcaGGCCCCATTCCCCTGCACCTCcagaggcaggggaggaggtAGAAAAACCAGGAGTGAAGTTTagcctgggaagaagggagggtTGGGGGGAAGCTCTTTTTAAGATTTGGGTTGATTTTTCATTATCCTACCCTGATTTGATTGGTAAGAAATTAAACTGATTTTCCCTAGTCAAGTCTGTTTTATCCATGATGGTAGACAGTCAGTGATCTCTCTTTGTCCTTATCTCACCTCACAAGCCTTTAATCATATTTTCTCTAGCCtgtcctgctgaggagcagctttggagggCACCTGGTATCCAGTCAGGgtcaccccagcacagctctccccaGACAGCAGGTTATGATTGCCAAGTGGAGACTGCAGGTAAAAGGCACAGCCTTTTCTTTGCCCCAACAAGTACTTTTGACTTCTAAAGATAACTTATGCTGAGGCAGAAAGTGCTGGGACACCTACCAGCATGTTTCCCTTGCTGTCCTTCTGGCACCTGGGTGTTCCTGGGCGCACCAGAGGGCTCCCAAGACTTTTGGTCTCTTGGCAGTGTTTCTCCccgaggagctgcaggcagagcagggtgtgCAGGAGTGGTGCTGAAGGAAGCAGCTACCTTCTGTCCTGCACCCACTTGCACAGCTTCTGTGGTTCCCTGCTTTTTAAATCCCCTGAGGTTGGAGACAGAAGCTGGTTTGTCACTAGCAGCACTGTCCTGATGCTGCCCAGGCACCACATGTTCCTCTCTGGTGTCAGACAGGAAAGCTGGTGTCACCCCAGAGCTCTGGCTTCTTGCAGGTAGCAGCTGCAGGTGGTCCCTGGTGACCACATCACTGGGGCTCCTCAGGCTGGGCATCAGGGCCTTGGCAAGGCCATCAGCTGGGACACTCAGCTGGGCACGGCTTCCAtccttccccaggctggctgtgctgagctggctgcCCCTGGTGGGACCTGTGCCCTCCTGGCTTTGTCCTGTGCCAGGGGACAGAGGCTCAGAGTGTGCAGCCAGGTCCAGGCCAGCCGTGCCTGTTGGTTTAATGGTAAACTGCAGGTAGTGCAGACCTTTTGGCCTCAGGGTAGGGTTCAGGACAGGCTGGCTGCTCTCCAGACTCACATCTGCTGGCTGCCAAAAAGGTTCTGCTCCCTGGAAGGCACCAAGCAAAGGAGTTTCCAAAAGCACGCTGTGCACAGGACCAAAACTCACAGCATGGTCCTCACTCAGGGAGGGATTCTGCCCCCAGACATCCTGTGCTGCGGTGGGGATTATTCCCTCAGGTGTTCCCATGCCTTGGGCTTCCTGAGTCCCCAGCAGCTCAGACCCCAGCCCATAAGGAGCTTTTGTTTCCAGAGCCTGTGTCCTTGCACGTTCACATGGGATAAGTTCTGCAGGACTTCCCACAGCTGTGGTGTCCAGAGGGATCCCTCTTCCCTGCATCGTGGTGGTGCTGCCACGCGTGGTTGCAAAGCCCAGTGCATCCCTAAGGTTTTCAACCCAGCCAGACTGAAAAATACCACCTTTCTTTGGCAGTTTTGAAGCAGAAGTTCCAGAAATCGCATCATCTTTGGAGGAAGAGTCACCTTGCTGGTCTTGGAAGATGTAGTACTTCCCTTTAAATCCTGCATCTCTCTGGTTTGGCAAGTACCTTTTCAGCAGCACAATATGGACAGCCTGAGCAAAGGTGGCAAAAACATGCATCTCCTTTTTCCAGCAGGCATAAACAACACTGTTTTCCACCAGGGAGGAGACTCCTTCAAACAgaattttgtcttcatttttgttGCAAGCCTCCTTAGCAATAAATCCCCGGATATGAATTATGATGTGCTTCCTGGAGCCTGCCCAGATTGTCCAGTTGCACCAAAAGCTTACAGGGAAATCAGCACGGAATGCTGGAGGAGAAAACTCCCCATATTTGTCCCTCAGCACCCTGTGGCAGCTCCTTATAGGCACATAGGCCAATAACCAAGGAGATTCTGGCTCTGGAAGACAAGAAGCAACAACCAAGTTTCCTCCCATTTCCACTTGCAAAGAAAGAGTTACCATTTTTATTCCCAGGAATTATCTCCAGGATCCCTCTTCTCCCCATTTTGGTACCTCCTGCTCCCATTTGCCAACCAACATGGAAACCCATCAGTGGGAAAACATGGGAGTAATCCCTTGGAAAGCTGGAGAAGCCCTGGCCACCACCACCCCCTCCATGGAGAACCAGGCTGTGTCCCCACTGCTAcgccccagagcagagcacgCTCATGCTTTAAGCCCTGCCACAGCCgtgcaggagcacagagctcccagGACAGCCACACAGTGGTGCCACTTGTCCCAGGGAGGCAGTTTGTCCTCCATAGGGCCAGGCTATTTAGGGATCAAGGCTAAAGGCTCAGGGAATTGCCCCACCTGGGCGAGTTACAAGAGCAAAGAGTGCACCGCTACATTTGGGTTCAGCCTGTGGGTGAGGTTTGTTATTTATacacctgcagagctgagacaaaGCTCTCCTGAGGGCATTTTCAATCTCTTTGGTTTAAAGGGCTCAGCCAAGCCAGAAGCCATTGGAGCCTAACATTAATATCTCCCCATAGCCCTCaaagtggaaagcagctttccttaggcagggaaaagcagtgttttccaaAACCACTCTCTCAAAGCCAGAAGAGTGGCAAGTTCACAATAGGTTACCCTACAGGAGCACACTTAAAGTTCAGGTTGAACTTTTGCCACTTGTTTTAATTGCTGCAGTGCtttgctcctgcctgcaggacctgctctgTGGCAGGGATTTGGCAGCCACAGGACAGTGGCACAGGTTATCTCCCACACCAGCACTCAGTACTTATCAACCACATCCCACTCCCTTTCCACACcaccccacagccaggctgttGCTCCTGATTTTCCACACTAATTATTGGTGGCTTGAAGTACCTAGCAAAttctggggagggggaaggatgTTGATCTGAGAACTAATTCTTACCTGGCTTAACCTTCCAATATTCCTGAGAGGATTCCCTTgcctataaaaaaaaaaggaaatagtcCAATTGCAGGCCCAAATACCAATTCCCAGTGTTTATAACACTGAAACTCAGAGAAACGCCAACACCAGCCGAGTGGGAAGGGAGAACCAAACACAGCCTGGTGGGTTGGGGTTTTGCCTGTACCCGGACCAAGGTGGCACCACTTATTCCATGTGATTATAAATCTTCTCCCCTCCCTACATCCAGAAGCACTGCCTGATTTGTGCTGTTGGACCACAACCAGTACaaaaaacagccccaaaacacAGCAAGCCAAGCCCAGCCCGGCTTTAATCCCTCAGGGCCGTGCAGAAGAGAGAAGGGTTTGTAAGCAGGCAGGACACTGCACACAGGAGGGGAGTTTCCTACAGGGCAGCAAGTCCCCACTTCCCCTCACTCAcccctggagcagcaccagcagcatcacagcagGGCCTCAGCATCACCCCAGGGCCCTGCCCAGCgggagctggccccagcacccAAGGCATCAAGAGCAGGGCCAGAGTAAATGGAGAGGGTAAAGGCTTCATAGCAAAAGTTTACCAGAGGCACAACATTAAATAagacaaaaaaccaaccaatcaaacaaacaataaaaaaaccccagaaaaatccaacaaaacatACAAAACAAAGCCACCCTGTCTCTCCCCAAAATAAACCCTCAGGCAGAGCAAATGTAGGGTCACCACCTTTCCCAGACCCCGTCCaaaacacatccctgcagcAAAGGGGTAGGACCTAGCAGCCCACTCACTCATATAGGGCCCTGATTCACCAGTGACAGCAATTAGCTAATAGCAATTAGCTAATCAATGAAATGAGGCCAGCTATAGCTTGTTAGGGACAGACTTGCCCTTTCAGTTTGCTGCCCAAGTGTTGTTTCTGTGCTGGGTGTTTGggcaaaaagacatttttccatttataaCACATAATATTCTAACCTGAAATTAAAGTGGTGCTGATATCCCAATGCGACACAGAAGCAGAGGCCAAGTTGCTtgtttataaaagaaaaaaaatattcaggtaCTGGAATGGGAAAAGAGTCCTAATGTGAAAGTGAGTGTTTTCATCACACTCAAACCAGCTTCTGCTGAAGGCTGTGATTTCCCCCAGGGATGCACCATCCTGGGCCAGGACTGAGTGAAACAGGTGAAATTGCCTTGAAACACAAGCAGCTCTTCTCCTCATCTACGTTTACCCAAGTGTGGAAAGCAAATAGCCCAGGTGATGATGTATAAATTATTAGATGCTTAAAATTCTTTCAGCTGTAATAGTCTAACTTGTCATTAGGAGCCACACAGATTAGACAATTAGGCTGTTTGACATGCAGCTTTGACaatgttgcttttaaaatgtcaatcattatttaggaaaataaagtaattttctttttcttccagctcATTGCAACCTGACAGGATGATGGGTGTTCAGGGACAAACACTCCcatgggttttttgggggtcaAATCAAGCAATGCATCAGACAGTCCCAGTTGCCTGGGTTTTCAGTGGTATTGGAGCAAGCAACagcatcccagctcccagtTTTTAAgctgcagttacaacttcctcatgagggaaagcagaggggcaggcactgatctcttctctctggtgaccggTGACAGGACAGGTTTAGGTTGGCTATCAGGAAAAGTTCTCCACCTAGAGGCTGGTTGggtgctggaacaggctctccagggacaTGGTCACTGCACCGAGCTGAtggagttcaagaagtgtttggacaacactcaCAGACACCTTGTGGAATTCTtggggctgctgtgtgcagggccaggagatgGACTCTGATGGTCCTTgtaagtcccttccaactcaggatattccgTGGTGACTCCACCCCTCTTTTGGGCCTGGCCATGCAGTTTTTTACCCAGCCAAGACTACACCTGTCcacaccaggagcagccagtTCCTTCAAGGGAGTGCTCTGGGAAATGGCATCAAAGGCCATTTCCCAgagcaataataataaataaataaaaactaataAAGTTGAAGTGGACAAGACCCACGGGCCCATAGCCTCGTGTGTGTCTGAATGGTGTAAACTCCATGTGAGTGAGGTTTGCCTCCCTGAACACTGAACAGTGTTGTGCTACCAGATGTAAATCCTGGAAGGGAACCCTGCTGTAAAGCAGGGAGGGCCCTAAGGTATCTTCTGGTTCATCAGGAGAAGAGCATTTGCTTCATTTAAGCTCAACAGGTGGTAGAGATGGAATAAATCGTAAGGACAAGTTTATCTTTTATATGCTGATACTTAAGTATTTGAGGGAGGagtcttaatgtgctttctttgtttgtttgtttggtagGAAGTCTTTATTTTCAGCCAATCTCCATAAGAACATAAATTACCCATTGGGATTTTTGGTCCTTTTGACTAAATCTTCATGTTCAACAGTTGCTGACTCTTACTTATTTTGGGCTCACCTGGCCCGAGAGCATCTCTTGGAGATCTCGTGGGCATATCCACACTGGCCTGGGCCAAGTTGCACAAATTCTGCACCACAGGGCTGAAATCCCCAAATGGAATGTCACAGCCTTTCTACCAGCTCCTGCACCCCTGATTTCTCAGGAGGGGATTGAATCACCCCAGGATGAGCTGAGGGACCCAGCATGACCCTCAGCAGCcaagcagctccacagctgctgAAAAGGACACAGCTGCCTTGGGGGCTGCCAGCGTGGGCAGTCAACAAAATTAAGCTGATTTCAGCAAGTGTTCAAATTTCCCCCCAGGCAGCATGATATACCAGGAGCTCCTACTTACAACTGTTCTGCTGTCATTTATAAGGCACCACAGAGTGTCTGAGAGCTTAGGATAGATAAATTTACCATCTGCCTCCCTCTAGTGATTGCATTGCTGAATAAAGGCAAAGTGGAAGTCACACTGGGCTAACATTCATAATTCTCTTATGCACCAAAAGCAAGTGAGAAGAGCTAAAGTAGGATGAGAAATTAGGATTTTGCTCATCACCTCACTAAATAGAAATAACTAGGGTCCAAAACAAAGGGTGACAGCTAATAGCTGTTTGCAAAACAAACATTATTTTATCAAAGATGAGACTATTTTTTAGGAAAAAGGGTAACATCActggtaattttttaaataggTTTCAAAAGCTCTGTTATTCTTTAGAGCTTAGCAATGTGCCCTGTGAAATTCCAGGGACGGGTGCAGGGTGCTCGTCTCAACAGCTCCACCCCTCTGAGTGAGCTGGCGAGGGCTCAGCTTGCAGGGGCTGCTCTATTATTTATATGTACATTATGTAGAATGAGATCCCTGTATTCAGTGACCAGAGATAAGCATCAGTTTGAGTCCCATTTCTTTGTGTCCCTCATTAAAGTCCCATTTCCTTGTGTCACTCCTTAGCCAGATTGATTTTAGGTCTGTTGGGGCCGAAGATGCAATTACGCTCTCAGATACAATTAAAGGTAAGGGATTTCTCAGGAGCTGATGTTTTCCTTAAATAGGGAGCTGGCTTTCCTTGATCACCAAGTGCTCTTCCTTCATTCAGCTGCCAATCCTCTGGACTGTGCTCAGGGATGTTGTAAATGAGTGATGCCACCACACTGTAGTTTATCATGGTGAGTGTTTCACCCAGGTTGATGGTGGGCTGTGGTACTATTAATATAACTGATATATAGTTTAAACTCTGCATTTTGTGGGATTTCTGTAGACCAATAGCACAGATTGTACCCTTGCAAGATTTGTAAAATGACTGGTAGTGATTTTTCCCTGGACTTTCAAGGCACCTATTTCTTCTTTATCCCTACCTGGGCATCCTCATTATTTAACCTCAGTGAGAGAAGTTAGACCCTCTGGCACATCCACAAACAAGAGCTGCTGGTCTTGATCCACTTCTGACCTCCCACTTCACCTTgaaggatgctgctgctccccagagaACCAAACTGATTGCAGCAACACCCACagtcagctcctcctgcagctggaagggAGAAATCTAGCTGGAAACCAGTATTgctcaaataaaataaaataaaacccaccAAGAAGTCCAATTTAACACCCAAGCTGCAATATCTTGTTTAGCCCATGAGGGCATTCTCAGATGTTGACAGGAATTCTTTTCCCAATGGAATTATCCCACAGGGCAGAGGGAAGTTCATCAGGTACATCCTGCTGCCAGAGAGAGCATCTCCTTGACAACTTTCCACACTATTTTGGCTCAATAGCAAGGCAGGAAAAAcatccctttcttcttttttctctttgcagggTGACTTTTCTTGGTCCTTCAACATAAGAACTCAGATTCCAAAGCCAGGGCTCTCTTGGGAGGACCCACTCTGGAGGATATGGGAGGGCTGGCATTCAGTCGGCTCATCCCATTCCTGGAACAgcctccaccttctgcagcagcaggaaaattcagaacaaaacccctgcagcagggatgtcccagctACTGGCCCTCACTGGgtcactgctgctggtgggaggaaacccaggctgcaggcagctttgtgtCCTGCAAAGCACTGCAAAACTgatgtatattaaaaataaagagcacACAACACCGAAGTGGTTGGGGTTTGTCCATTAATCTCCCAACAGTCAGCTGCAAAAGTAACAAATCCTCTGAAATAGCAGCGGGGAGCCGCGTCCCAGCTCATTCCTCCCTGCCCCCCTTTTACAGCTAAAAATTATCAATAATGGCTCTCCGAAACAGGGGGACCAGAGCAATTCTACAGGCTGCGGGATTGTGACTAACATCTTCCctcacacaaaaaaccccacggGGCTGTGTTTCCCAGCAGCCGCCGTGGAAAGTCACCTCCGAACCAGCGGGCACCTGGatggagctccagcagcccctccttTCGCCCTGATCCCGCAGTGGTGCTCTGCTGGTAAGGCATGAGAAGAAGCCCGATGCAGCCAGGGTGACAGTGGCGTTATCCTCCCTGCTTTCTGCAAGCCACGGCTGATTGAGCCCCCGGGAGGCAGCCGGGGTTGTTATTCTGCTGCTAATTGCTGTTCTCAGCTGCCACCGGCAGCACAGGGGACTTGTGCAGGGTGGCCCGGGGTgatggtgctggtgctgggggagTTTTCCATCCCAGTGCCCATCCGATCCGCCCAGGCAGCTCACCCTGCTCAGATGGGTCCATCCTCTCTCGTGCACATCTGCATGCAGCTGTTTCCCTTcgaaaagaagcagcagcagcgccggaGGAGGACCAGCAACACCCTAACATTCTAACAGTGCGACCATTCCCTCTGTGGTGACACTTCAGGACAACAAAACCCAGCATTTCCCACCTGGCTCGCTGCTACCCTGCCTCCCACCGCCCCGGGGGGagggaaggacacagcttcatgGCAGAGGGAAAAGCCCTGAAGA encodes the following:
- the LOC134547534 gene encoding uncharacterized protein LOC134547534 translates to MHVFATFAQAVHIVLLKRYLPNQRDAGFKGKYYIFQDQQGDSSSKDDAISGTSASKLPKKGGIFQSGWVENLRDALGFATTRGSTTTMQGRGIPLDTTAVGSPAELIPCERARTQALETKAPYGLGSELLGTQEAQGMGTPEGIIPTAAQDVWGQNPSLSEDHAVSFGPVHSVLLETPLLGAFQGAEPFWQPADVSLESSQPVLNPTLRPKGLHYLQFTIKPTGTAGLDLAAHSEPLSPGTGQSQEGTGPTRGSQLSTASLGKDGSRAQLSVPADGLAKALMPSLRSPSDVVTRDHLQLLPARSQSSGVTPAFLSDTREEHVVPGQHQDSAASDKPASVSNLRGFKKQGTTEAVQVGAGQKVAASFSTTPAHPALPAAPRGETLPRDQKSWEPSGAPRNTQVPEGQQGKHAELGPPWVTEYFPIRSCHLIFQDGSGTFYLPLLHADIEANVWCNWTIWAGPQKHIVIYVQGFQGSGGCGNNQDKIIFQGVSSSVETQVVFACHNRGTVIFAAQATEVQVLFLSGRGSRSHEYRSFKGQYYVFREPESVGSSSDAVAAPQEPVQEISQKESWRTEMTKGLLSMLTAPPGPPAVPAAGRIQPDTVIPEEVAEHPPDLMEEGQSGANLSERGQDETRLERNFKDSGSKGRETEDDLLVEPAPAGQDTGGKAEPPALELTKGDTEPGTALLTTVPCHPAGSPCSEMPSSSVGVSDTSPTLGQASDSPSEVAAAAHHTQTPVLAEPPLNTSTNPPLYPSLGVTAADVASLEGRNEDLFGLMSSVENDTGLQSQHHPGDVLFEVTAEIKPKDWIPHSGSEFRKGLLESLKNHIQKNLKLSANRVSEIKLKDVKRAGDANLLLTFWLHLEPEERNASLLLHSQLEELLGTSAGVEQLQLVSLFVEDVNECQAGVGLCGEEAECFNGVGTYLCRCKKDYEDRSPTKSGTLCVRTPRAGISTFLRHADMLVGAALVAGLVMLVAFCVLCVTVLCGRAPGRSPRPEEPAVREEPAMELQSLGECLQLEPFQLKLRARTPEWLWSVRAHPGQAEQTFPEQLPSL